A stretch of Ischnura elegans chromosome 4, ioIscEleg1.1, whole genome shotgun sequence DNA encodes these proteins:
- the LOC124158051 gene encoding regucalcin — MSQGTKIECHVERIGPPLILGEGPHWDVDTQKLYYVDIDGMAMWRYDPQTGKNTKYEMGEKTVSLIVPVEGKPSKYVISWGRELVAVTWDGEDKGPGSKVAVEPMAAVEPDLGNNRFNDGKVDLEGRLWAGTMPMGEEFEYTVATPGRGCLYTLDGGKANTQLKGVGISNGLDWTRDWKSMYFIDSILRRVDCFDVSGGKLDTASRRTVFDFQKNGIKGVPDGLTMDTEGKLWVACFNGYQVIRIDPANGKLLGYIPIPAAMTTSVAFGGPNLDVLYVTSASLGMTDEQRKADGNAGALFRVTGLGVTGYPGRSIKLD, encoded by the exons ATGTCTCAGGGAACCAAGATCGAGTGTCACGTGGAGCGCATTGGGCCGCCCCTGATCCTGGGCGAGGGGCCGCACTGGGACGTGGACACGCAGAAGCTCTACTACGTGGATATTGACGGCATGGCCATGTGGCGATACGACCCGCAAACCGGAAAGAACACCAAGTACGAGATGG GCGAGAAGACGGTCTCGCTGATCGTGCCAGTCGAAGGCAAGCCCTCCAAGTACGTGATCTCGTGGGGCCGTGAGCTGGTGGCCGTGACTTGGGATGGCGAGGACAAAGGCCCTGGCTCCAAGGTGGCCGTGGAGCCAATGGCTGCCGTCGAACCCGACCTGGGCAACAACAGATTCAACGATGGGAAAGTGGACCTCGAGGGACGGCTGTGGGCCG GCACGATGCCGATGGGGGAGGAGTTCGAGTACACGGTGGCGACCCCTGGCCGCGGCTGCCTCTACACGCTGGACGGCGGAAAGGCGAACACGCAGCTGAAGGGAGTGGGCATCTCCAACGGCCTCGACTGGACCAGAGACTGGAAGAGCATGTACTTCATCGACTCCATCCTGAGGAGGGTCGACTGCTTCGACGTCAGCGGAGGGAAACTGGACACAG CCAGCAGACGCACTGTGTTCGACTTTCAGAAGAACGGAATCAAAGGCGTTCCAGACGGATTGACGATGGACACCGAGGGAAAGCTGTGGGTCGCATGCTTCAACGGATACCAG GTCATACGCATAGACCCCGCGAACGGGAAGCTCCTCGGCTACATTCCCATCCCAGCTGCCATGACAACGTCGGTGGCGTTCGGAGGGCCCAACTTGGACGTGCTGTACGTCACTAGCGCCTCCCTCGGCATGACGGACGAGCAGAGAAAGGCAGACGGAAACGCCGGCGCCCTCTTCCGCGTCACGGGACTCGGTGTCACCGGATATCCGGGACGCTCCATCAAGCTGGACTAA